In a single window of the Neodiprion virginianus isolate iyNeoVirg1 chromosome 1, iyNeoVirg1.1, whole genome shotgun sequence genome:
- the LOC124310420 gene encoding nose resistant to fluoxetine protein 6-like isoform X2 produces MIGTVFMLCVSFGLTNCQVFADNNKFCYASYSESQLRSSNTLGTHRTSRTENPIYSRRAVPVSRGSSWWTDFPVLPLVFANSNTIPKGPCREQVQRYLKGLANSTLWAVQMFDASTKYPNGVLHGQTKHLGSFDQCYNLRAVLPPDEFSDMEEPDEVEGRYCLVRLRYQRKDVVPKRPQSFNLDFDPNLSVWNAIEYRGDFRRVKRHSVYLSLCVPASCSSQDVTTALTEPLKELANARQIDLDVTVKPSLCQARSDVPEDFTVGLKVFLFIVVALFVLVVASSWYDSSVYSPEKAVKGNEPRDLFLCFSARRNLRSIFDTGNIHPGLDCIHLIRFFLTAFAILAHRLMQYYGYPLVESTYLEKAYTVPFSMIVFHGPIIVDGFFGIGGLLLAYGVLHELDRRKRLDFTALILSRFLRLTPLYMLVVLFNATLMPMMGSGPYWESRVGFERDNCVKNWWTNLLYINNYVRPNEMCMFQSWYLSVDYHLYIMGLFVLWAYWHLPRRLGYPFLCGLIALGTAIPFVITYVQDQQPIFLGLPFMVEARRDPYFVGHYVKSHMRIGSYMIGVLAGAIVHDHKNATWRLPKAWSRVLFILLAIGFPIISQALAAKYFDPNSELHPFETAAYAGFHRTAYALGICSIVVLITIGDGLDQIPTASKRSTENDPNEIMRIVSLYIV; encoded by the exons ATGATTGGGACAGTTTTTATGCTCTGCGTATCGTTCGGTTTAACGAACTGTCAAGTTTTCGCCGATAATAATAAGTTTTGCTACGCCAGTTACTCGGAGAGTCAATTACGTTCATCAAACACTCTCGGAACACATCGGACATCGCGGACCGAGAACCCCATTTATTCCCGAAGAGCAGTACCGGTCTCACGAGGTTCTTCATGGTGGACCGACTTCCCCGTTCTGCCGTTGGTATTCGCTAATTCAAACACGATTCCGAAGGGTCCTTGCAGGGAGCAGGTGCAACGGTACCTCAAGGGTCTTGCCAATTCCACGCTGTGGGCCGTCCAGA TGTTCGACGCCTCAACGAAGTATCCAAACGGCGTGCTCCACGGTCAAACCAAACATTTGGGAAGCTTTGACCAATGCTACAACTTGCGCGCTGTACTTCCACCGGATGAATTCTCTGACATGGAAGAGCCTGACGAAGTCGAGGGTCGCTACTGTTTAGTTCGCTTGCGTTACCAGCGGAAAGATGTGGTACCGAAACGCCCGCAATCCTTCAACCTTGACTTCGATCCAAACCTATCCGTCTGGAACGCGATTGAG TACAGGGGAGACTTTCGCCGTGTCAAACGACACTCTGTGTACCTGTCGCTTTGCGTTCCGGCTAGCTGCAGTTCTCAAGATGTTACGACGGCGTTGACGGAGCCCTTGAAGGAGTTGGCGAACGCCCGACAGATAGACCTGGACGTTACAGTAAAGCCTTCGCTTTGCCAGGCACGTAGTGACGTCCCTGAGGATTTTACCGTAGGGTTAAAGGTTTTTCT TTTCATCGTTGTGGCATTGTTTGTCCTTGTGGTAGCGAGTTCATGGTACGACAGCAGCGTCTATTCTCCGGAGAAAGCGGTCAAGGGCAACGAACCCAGAGACCTTTTCCTATGCTTCTCCGCACGGCGTAACTTGCGCTCGATTTTTGACACTGGAAATATTCACCCTGGTCTCGATTGCATTCATTTGATCCGTTTTTTCTTAACGGCATTCGCAATATTGGCTCACAGATTGATGCAGTACTATGGCTACCCGCTCGTGGAATCAACGTACCTCGAAAAG GCCTACACCGTACCCTTTTCCATGATAGTATTCCACGGACCGATCATCGTTGACGGATTCTTTGGTATCGGAGGTCTTCTTTTGGCCTACGGTGTGCTCCATGAACTTGATCGGCGTAAGCGGTTGGATTTTACCGCGCTTATACTGAGCAGATTTCTACG GTTGACACCACTCTACATGCTGGTCGTCTTATTCAATGCTACCCTGATGCCGATGATGGGATCCGGTCCATACTGGGAATCCAGGGTGGGTTTTGAAAGAGATAATTGCGTGAAAAACTGGTGGACTAATCTCTTGTACATCAACAACTATGTGCGTCCCAATGAGATG TGTATGTTTCAATCCTGGTATTTATCCGTGGATTATCACCTTTACATCATGGGACTCTTTGTCTTATGGGCTTATTGGCATCTTCCAAGAAGACTGGGCTACCCGTTTCTCTGTGGTTTGATCGCACTGGGCACTGCCATTCCCTTCGTCATCACCTATGTTCAGGACCAGCAGCCAATATTCCTGGGATTGCCTTT CATGGTGGAAGCTAGGAGAGATCCATATTTCGTCGGTCATTATGTTAAATCACATATGAGAATCGGTTCCTACATGATTGGCGTATTGGCTGGGGCAATTGTCCACGACCATAAAAATGCCACGTGGAGACTCCCCAAg GCTTGGTCACgagttctttttattttactggCCATCGGATTCCCTATCATCAGCCAGGCTCTGGCCGCCAAGTATTTCGATCCGAATAGCGAGCTGCACCCATTTGAGACGGCGGCCTACGCTGGCTTCCACAGAACAGCGTATGCTCTTGGAATATGTTCGATCGTTGTTCTGATCACAATTGGCGATGGCTTGG atcaaATTCCTACGGCATCAAAAAGATCAACTGAAAATGACCCGAACGAAATTATGCGAATTGTCTCCTTGtacattgtataa
- the LOC124310420 gene encoding nose resistant to fluoxetine protein 6-like isoform X1 has translation MIGTVFMLCVSFGLTNCQVFADNNKFCYASYSESQLRSSNTLGTHRTSRTENPIYSRRAVPVSRGSSWWTDFPVLPLVFANSNTIPKGPCREQVQRYLKGLANSTLWAVQMFDASTKYPNGVLHGQTKHLGSFDQCYNLRAVLPPDEFSDMEEPDEVEGRYCLVRLRYQRKDVVPKRPQSFNLDFDPNLSVWNAIEYRGDFRRVKRHSVYLSLCVPASCSSQDVTTALTEPLKELANARQIDLDVTVKPSLCQARSDVPEDFTVGLKVFLFIVVALFVLVVASSWYDSSVYSPEKAVKGNEPRDLFLCFSARRNLRSIFDTGNIHPGLDCIHLIRFFLTAFAILAHRLMQYYGYPLVESTYLEKAYTVPFSMIVFHGPIIVDGFFGIGGLLLAYGVLHELDRRKRLDFTALILSRFLRLTPLYMLVVLFNATLMPMMGSGPYWESRVGFERDNCVKNWWTNLLYINNYVRPNEMCMFQSWYLSVDYHLYIMGLFVLWAYWHLPRRLGYPFLCGLIALGTAIPFVITYVQDQQPIFLGLPFMVEARRDPYFVGHYVKSHMRIGSYMIGVLAGAIVHDHKNATWRLPKAWSRVLFILLAIGFPIISQALAAKYFDPNSELHPFETAAYAGFHRTAYALGICSIVVLITIGDGLDFHYNFMTPRWVPPLARLAYCAYLLHNIKQIYDIGATRSPRVFSINNCLWEFVSDMVYTFGISLLLSVVVEGPIRKIEKFILTKRPSKCPAEGSNSYGIKKIN, from the exons ATGATTGGGACAGTTTTTATGCTCTGCGTATCGTTCGGTTTAACGAACTGTCAAGTTTTCGCCGATAATAATAAGTTTTGCTACGCCAGTTACTCGGAGAGTCAATTACGTTCATCAAACACTCTCGGAACACATCGGACATCGCGGACCGAGAACCCCATTTATTCCCGAAGAGCAGTACCGGTCTCACGAGGTTCTTCATGGTGGACCGACTTCCCCGTTCTGCCGTTGGTATTCGCTAATTCAAACACGATTCCGAAGGGTCCTTGCAGGGAGCAGGTGCAACGGTACCTCAAGGGTCTTGCCAATTCCACGCTGTGGGCCGTCCAGA TGTTCGACGCCTCAACGAAGTATCCAAACGGCGTGCTCCACGGTCAAACCAAACATTTGGGAAGCTTTGACCAATGCTACAACTTGCGCGCTGTACTTCCACCGGATGAATTCTCTGACATGGAAGAGCCTGACGAAGTCGAGGGTCGCTACTGTTTAGTTCGCTTGCGTTACCAGCGGAAAGATGTGGTACCGAAACGCCCGCAATCCTTCAACCTTGACTTCGATCCAAACCTATCCGTCTGGAACGCGATTGAG TACAGGGGAGACTTTCGCCGTGTCAAACGACACTCTGTGTACCTGTCGCTTTGCGTTCCGGCTAGCTGCAGTTCTCAAGATGTTACGACGGCGTTGACGGAGCCCTTGAAGGAGTTGGCGAACGCCCGACAGATAGACCTGGACGTTACAGTAAAGCCTTCGCTTTGCCAGGCACGTAGTGACGTCCCTGAGGATTTTACCGTAGGGTTAAAGGTTTTTCT TTTCATCGTTGTGGCATTGTTTGTCCTTGTGGTAGCGAGTTCATGGTACGACAGCAGCGTCTATTCTCCGGAGAAAGCGGTCAAGGGCAACGAACCCAGAGACCTTTTCCTATGCTTCTCCGCACGGCGTAACTTGCGCTCGATTTTTGACACTGGAAATATTCACCCTGGTCTCGATTGCATTCATTTGATCCGTTTTTTCTTAACGGCATTCGCAATATTGGCTCACAGATTGATGCAGTACTATGGCTACCCGCTCGTGGAATCAACGTACCTCGAAAAG GCCTACACCGTACCCTTTTCCATGATAGTATTCCACGGACCGATCATCGTTGACGGATTCTTTGGTATCGGAGGTCTTCTTTTGGCCTACGGTGTGCTCCATGAACTTGATCGGCGTAAGCGGTTGGATTTTACCGCGCTTATACTGAGCAGATTTCTACG GTTGACACCACTCTACATGCTGGTCGTCTTATTCAATGCTACCCTGATGCCGATGATGGGATCCGGTCCATACTGGGAATCCAGGGTGGGTTTTGAAAGAGATAATTGCGTGAAAAACTGGTGGACTAATCTCTTGTACATCAACAACTATGTGCGTCCCAATGAGATG TGTATGTTTCAATCCTGGTATTTATCCGTGGATTATCACCTTTACATCATGGGACTCTTTGTCTTATGGGCTTATTGGCATCTTCCAAGAAGACTGGGCTACCCGTTTCTCTGTGGTTTGATCGCACTGGGCACTGCCATTCCCTTCGTCATCACCTATGTTCAGGACCAGCAGCCAATATTCCTGGGATTGCCTTT CATGGTGGAAGCTAGGAGAGATCCATATTTCGTCGGTCATTATGTTAAATCACATATGAGAATCGGTTCCTACATGATTGGCGTATTGGCTGGGGCAATTGTCCACGACCATAAAAATGCCACGTGGAGACTCCCCAAg GCTTGGTCACgagttctttttattttactggCCATCGGATTCCCTATCATCAGCCAGGCTCTGGCCGCCAAGTATTTCGATCCGAATAGCGAGCTGCACCCATTTGAGACGGCGGCCTACGCTGGCTTCCACAGAACAGCGTATGCTCTTGGAATATGTTCGATCGTTGTTCTGATCACAATTGGCGATGGCTTGG ACTTTCATTACAACTTTATGACACCACGCTGGGTTCCACCCCTTGCAAGACTCGCTTACTGTGCTTATCTTCTCCACAATATTAAGCAAATCTATGACATCGGTGCTACTAGAAGCCCCCGCGTATTTTCCATTAACAACTGC CTTTGGGAATTCGTGTCAGACATGGTCTACACTTTCGGTATATCCCTGCTGCTGTCGGTGGTTGTCGAAGGGCCGATACGAAAGATCGAAAAGTTTATACTCACGAAACGACCAAGCAAATGTCCCGCTGAAGG atcaaATTCCTACGGCATCAAAAAGATCAACTGA